The genome window CACAGAACAATGTATGTGTACCGCTCAACAACAAAGGCCAATACTTGTTGGTTCCACTGACTATACTCGCCTAGTGTTGTGATGTCACTAATATTGTCTTCCATGTTATCAAAGAAGAGCATGTCCTTGTACTCTACACCAGACGCACTCTGTATACTGTATGAGAGgctagtcatgtgactatcaCATGTAAGGGAAGGACTTACTTTTTAAAGTGCTTAAACTTTTTCGTTGGAAATATTTGAAAGTGTGAGAAAAATTTATCAATTTTTAACACAGCCATTAGTTGCCGTGATGTTTGGGGGTCTGTGgtactgtgtggggggtaagaTTAGACGAATAATCAGAAGTGAGTATTACCTCGAGGCAGCTGCTAATTTGATCCCCTTCTCTTGTAGAGCGGTCATGATGGTCCTCACATCAGGGAACAGTGCCAACTTGTGTCCATGCCAATCCACTGCACCACCTTTCCTGAGAGGGGGGGAAGGGGCAttcagtacatgcagtgcatgggTGAACAGATATTGAGTATATAGCTTAGCCAGAGCTAAAAAAAATCACATGGAGAAATAATCAAGTACTGATCCATGGAAGGCTTGAGGAGATGGTTCTAAGTGTGTGTTAGTGTTTTGACTTACTTGTCTGATCGGAATGGTTGAATGGTCATGTCCACATGTAGCTCCCACACTGTGTAGTCTGTGTGAGGAGGTGGACATGTCAATTCAGGTCAGTTACAACAATTTGGGGTTAGCACTCACCCAAATTAAGTACCACCATCTTTGGCAGTACCTTCATAGACTGCATGAACTCAGACAGACCATCTCCCTCGCACTCAGCTCTAGTGGAGGACATCTCCAGCTCCAGGGACGGACGGACAGGGGAGTCTAGTCAGTGTACACGTAAGTAAGTAGGTACACGAGTGCAGTGTACAGCATAATGCATGCCAGAGTAGGCATGCACAGGTGGATGGTAACTAATATTGTGGCATGGTCTCTCTAGCCGGCCTGTGCATCAAAGAGGGGTGGAGCTCGCGGTGCACGCTAATTAGAACAACCCACATGGACCAGAGAGCTAGGGTGAGAGTGAGAGTGAGAGAATGCCTTCACTGGGAGGTCTCCTGAGGGCGGGTAGTGTGGCTGTGCTGAGTATGAGTGGTGGACTCTGCTATGGCTACTTCACCTTCCATCAGTGGATGTTTGATACCGTGTTTATGCCAATAACAAGGCAACTGGACCCTGAGACAGCACACTTGTCTGCAGTGGCTCTGGCTGCAAGAGGATGGCTCCCTCGAGACAAGAGCAAGGATCCTGACATTCTGGTGAACCTGCAGTATAGCGCTGGTGTCTATTAATATAGAGAAACTGATCTTGTgggtactaccgtatagcgggttattttcgagcaCTAAATTTTCAGATTTATACCCAAACAAAACATTTCTATTTTTGAGAacagaggttcaaatgaccacacccctacagtagagttTCAATAAACTGTATTTCTGAGTCAATCCTTGAATAACCCACTATACGCTATCATAGATGGCTTGTAGTGTATTgacttgcccccccccccccctccagcgTACTAGTGTGTGGGGTCTGTCTCTCTCCAACCCCCTCGGGCTGGCAGCTGGGTTTGACAAACATGCTGAGGGCTACCAGGCTCTATTAGAGATGGGGTTTGGGCTGGTTGAGGTGGGGAGTGTGACCCCTCATCCCCAGGCTGGGAACAATAGGCCCAGAGTATTCAGGCTGGAGGAGGACAGAGCTGTCATCAACAGGTCAGCTAgctgtggtggtgtgtgtactgttgTGGGGCTTAGTTCCAGGTCAGCTAGCTGTGGTGGTGTCTGTAGTGCTGTGGGGCTTAGTTCCAGGTCAGCTAgctgtggtggtgtgtgtagtgttgTGGGGCTTAGTTCCATAGATTATAGGTTGCAAGTAAGTATGAGGTACACCTTACCTGAATTAATATTTGATGTACAAACGGTTAtctgcgtttgtgtgtgtgcatttctTATTATCAGTAGCAGAATTTAATTTTCAATTCAAGATTTTCTCTCTTTGCAGATATGGATTCAACAGTCACGGCCATGCTGTGGTCAAGGATCGACTGAGAGGCTGGAAGCAAGCCAAAGAGAGGCCCTCCCTGCAACACAAGCTGTTGGGGGTCAACCTTGGTAAGAACAAGAGCAGCCCTTCACCAGAGCAGGACTATGTGAGAGGAGTGAGGGAACTGGGGGCATCTGCTGACTATGTGGTGATCAATGTGTCCTCTCCCAACACTCCCGGGCTAAGAGACATGCAAGGCAGGCAGGCACTAGAGACACTACTGGATAAGGTGATCACTCCACTGCTGTATTATAGCTAGATTTTATCTCTTTTCCCCACCTTTCAGTCAGTGAAGTCATTGAGTACATAAGTAACATTCTTACTTTactgcataatattatttggATCTGAACTACTTTTAAATACAATTTCTATACTTTTCTTGCTTGTCTGTAGCTCCTAGGGCATAGTCTTGTTATGTTTATACCTGTGTCTTACCTGTTGCATAttccatatataattatatgacgtGCAGGTGCTTGCAGAGAGGGACAGTCTCCCTCACCCACTGCCCCTGCTCGTTAAGATTGCACCTGACCTCAGTCAAGAGGACAAACGAGACATTGCCATCGTGGTAACAAGAGAGAAGGTCAGTGCAGACTTGATTGTAGAGCTGAAATGACAAttttttgtatacatgtagggtgGTGTTGATGGGTTGATTGTCTCCAATACCACAGTAtcgcgacctttgacccttaCTAGCAGCTACCAGGGAGAGGGGGGTGGTCTCAGTGGAGAGCCTCTCAAGGAACTGGCCACACAGACCATCAGGGACATGTACTCTCTCACTCAAGGTGAGGAGGGCACCAATGGAAAGCTTCCCACACCCGTATAGTACTAGGTACTTGaattttgtggaatggcctctaaaaaatGTTGTTGAATACATTTTGCGCTATTCATAGCTAAGCATTTTGTGGCCCTACATTTCgtggaggattgctaacccatggAAATTAAGTACCTCGAAAATGTTTCAGTATACGGTAGATAGTTGTTTGTAGTTGGATAGAACTAGTAAAGAGCACATGATTAATATGGTGTAAACCATGCATCGCCATTTTACAGTTtctaaacaataattatatacattttgtGTTTGGCTGCTTTTTGCCGTAGGTGAGGCTGTTCTAATGTGTACACCATCTCTTCGTGCAGGGGAAATCCCCATCATTGGTGTTGGGGGTGTGTCTAGTGGTCAAGATGCCTACAACAAGATAGTGGCTGGTGCTAGTCTGGTGCAGCTCTACACGTCACTGTCCTACGAGGGTCCCCCTGTCATTGGGAGGGTTAAGAGAGAACTGGCGTCCATTCTCAAGGAGAAGGGATTCACCAGCGTCACACAAGCAGTCGGAtgtgaacacacaaacacaatcaAATGATAGCGTATTCTACTATGTCCTTATTTGTGTTCTGTACCACAGCATTAGTGAGCTTCAGTTTCGCTCATCGCTATTAAAAATTATATATCTCTCAGCTGTTAGACGTAGGTATGGCCAGCTACCCTCCTATCTTCCAACCATAGATTGGCCACGGGTAAGCTTGAAAATTGGGGtttcatcaataattattgtggttgGCATAATTAAAACGCAACACATTCCATCACCAAATTCATTGACATAAGGCTCCCTCGGGGTCTGGCCACGGATTTCACTACAAGAGGTTAGATGGTGGATGAAGTACTGTTGAGAGCTTATGATGAGGTACTGCTGTGGGAGGATTGCAGGGACAAGGCCAGTCGTCTCCTCTCCTCTCTGGCTAATCTAGTGGAGCAGTTGAACACAGTACACTCCTGTATGAGTCAGCCTGGCAAGCTGGGAGTGTTGTGTCAGCATTCCCAGGCTCTGTACTGTCTGCAAGGCAAACTGGTGGAGGCCATGGAGAGAGCACTTGTCTCTGTGCAGGCTGAGAGGTGGGTGTGTttgtccgtgtgtgtgtgtgtgtgtgtgtgggaggtcaTTGCTCTCAATGGTAGTGTTTGTTACACAGATGCAAGATGCTTGAGATCGTGTGTTTACTGAAGAAATGCTCAAGGGAAGCAGAAACAAAGCTGAAGCACATAACAGGTTAGCACTATTAATTTGTATTTGCGACCTAAATTATCAGCTCCATAATTGACCCAAAATAGTACCCGTATGTTGTAGCTTTTCTATTTCTCAAAGCATTGTTTAGTCGACTTATAGATCTCAATAATTAGTACATTAATACAGTGTATGGTTGAGTTGCCCTGTCTGATGCATGCAGGGAGATGCAGTGTTGAGAGTGTGTGCTGCAGGACTAGTCAGACCTTCTCCCCTGCTGAGCAATGTGGTTGGTTGAGACTCATCCATGCTGCCTACACTGCTGACACTGAGGACAAGGCTCTGGCTGTggatactgtacagtacactgtCCATGGGGTGGAGGAGGCCCTCACTGTGTGGGCAAGAGATCCTGTGGAGAGCAGTGGTGAGTACTGCAGTACACGAGTTTGGATAGTTTATTATCAATTAATTTTACAGAGGCAGTGAATTTGCTGAGGTACTCCATTGGTGCAAGGGAACAGTTTCGACCAGATTTAGCTGCTAAAACTCAAAGAACAATATAGACAAATtcatataattttttatattataattattataatataattatatattttttgtaTTTGTATTTGCATCTTTTGTTGTGCCAAAAAACccttgacataattatgcatgagcTATACAAGATACGCCCACTTTCTTAGCTAGCCTGGCTACCAGTCTAGGGCTGagacaacaaaccacaacaacacCCATCTTATAACAATGGCGGATGTTCCTGCAGCGTTTCGAGATCAACTCAAAGCTTTCGAACTTGATGTTGTCCATTTCACTGGTGAGGAACTAGGAAAAGGCTCTTATGGAAGTGTAGAAATTGTAGAAGTGACCGGAGAACGCTGTGCAGCAAAAATTCTCCATGAAGCTTTAGTGGAATCTAACTCAAGGTTGCCCAACCAGAGGGCTAGAGGCCGTGGATACCAGCCAAGATCTCTCATAGAAGCCTTCACGACTGAATGTACGCTAATGAGTGAAGTTCGCCATCCTAACATTGTGAGGTTTCTGGGTATTTGCTATCATAGGCCGGGGGAAAGCATTCCAGTCATTGTTATGGAGCTGCTCAAAACCTGCTTACACGAGTTACTTGAGTCCGAGACGAGAAAAAGCCAAGTTATACCGCTTTCAGTAAAGCTGTGTATCTTGTTGGATGTCTCTAAAGGCTTGGTACATTTGCATAGCCTGGATATTGTTCATCGTGATCTGACCGCTCGCAATGTTTTGTTGAGTCAATCTCTCACTGCTAAAATAGCTGATCTGGGTATGGCTCGTTTGATTGAGTTGAAACCTGGCCGACAAGAAGCGACGATGACAAAAGGTCCTGGAAATGCCAACTACATGCCACCAGAGGCCAGAGATGGTGGTCCAATGACAGCCCAGTATGGCAAACCAATCGACTGCTTCTCCATGGGCCACCTCATTCTGTTCACTACCACACAGGAATTTCCTGAGCCACTGTATCCAACTTACTTCGACAGTCAATCAAAGACAACCAAAGTTCGTACAGAGATTGAGCGACGTGAAGATAGTTTCCAAGCTGCCGTCACAGAAGTTGGGCAGGATCATCCGCTGCTGCAGGTGGCCTCACAATGCTTACAGAACAACCCTCAGGTTAGGCCAATAGTTTCTGAGATAATGATGCAAATTCAAGAAGAAGCTGTAGGTGAACTACGACAGAAAAATTTAAAACTTGAGTCAGATTTGAATGAACATCAACGTCAATCTCAACAAGTTATCGATGAACTTACACGCGATGTTGAGGATCTCCAGAGCAAACACGTTGAGGCAGTCAAGGAAAAGGAAGCTCTGTTGAAGAAACTGGAGCAACAACAAGAGGTAAGATGACATTCATGTTTATACCGGGGGTGAGGTATACTGTAAAGCGGAAATGTATTATAGTGTTGTATTTGTGTCATGCATGCTGATCAATTGTAAATTGTTGCAGGTTCACAAGCCCAAACCAGTCATACGGAATGAAGTTAGCTACCCACCTAAGACGCCATTTTCACAAGAACAAACACCTCCTAATACTGCCATTGCCAACACTGTGCCTTATGATGCAGTGGGTGAAATATCCGAAGAACATATTGTTGATCCTGAAGCCAATAAAGAAGAACACAGAGGTGATACAAGAGATGATAATTTGGTGACACCAGAATGGTTGAACGAAATTGCTTCTGAAGATCGTTATGGCTATGATAACTTAAGGCAATCTAAGGGCTTCAAAAATTACGTCAAAGCAGCCCCTGACTTGAAGCAGAAGACGGCGGTATCTGAGACCCTTGGCCACCAACAAACCAATGAACCATCACCTAACCTACCTAACCTGGACACTCCCGAACCTGATACTACTCGAGTACAAGCTTACGGCTGGCAACACAATGATTTTGAAAATAGACCAGCTGGACATAAACCAATAGCTAAGCGTCGAAATAAACTTGGTGTAGAAAAATCTGCCACTGATTCACATGTACCTACACTCACTATCGAGACTCCCTGCAAACCTTACACAAGCCCACTGAGCAGCTTGGAACATCAATCAGTGTCATCGAGTGATTCTGAAGACTTACCTAACCCACCTATCCTGGACACTCAAGAGCCTGATACTACTCGAGTACAATCAGTGTCATCGAGTGATTCTGAAGACTTACCTAACCCACCTATCCTGGACACTCAAGAGCCTGATACTACTCGAGTACTTTATAGAGATACAGcgttttgaagaacactagtcagggaaaaattcgtacaaaaatttaccgcattttaatgtacttgggcgggacttatgaaatttgttggtaaggttagggtattgtgatcactcatgaatattcatgagtttaattctgtcagctttttctcttttgcaccgggtccaacatctctagctcagcatgcccacgctcatttttcacccttctacctttttttattttttataattataataggaaaaagagcatgtatacatgtacataataatttattgggAACAGTTACAGTTAATTAAATTTGAATTCTACcctcctaactctacgtctatttctttctttattcctccaattaataccgtattttatctcattgaacgattatacagtattttatcttatttaacgatgtgataaagaacagaaaaggagtagactcgcaagccactcccttttctctgattggacgggggcgggagaaaagggactggtgactctgggctacattttgtgtctctaccagaatttgggtagagattattcattgatttttccacgtgatccaaaaattgcgtgaggttaagtagaattgcgtagcctgcaaaagtgatcgcgggcttcttagctacagtttaagaatggatgctagtgctagaaaagagaagatgatggagtaataacatcatcaggcattcagctaggatatagtcatctaagacaccagcagagattagcttgttttagttttacgtgatgagaactggcagccgaaagtcattggttacctaaagcttttaataacctgtacaatacaagacagataatggcagagggcagcagttgaattgagagtagtcagacttgtacaagctgtcttaaaccgctgccactcctcggttcaaagaaggactgccaagatttctacgttcatcagctgttccatgctaatccacaagttgtggcacaacagacactggtacaaggatctataatatcaaaaggctggctagatagatctgtatacttgtcttctCTGAGctgtgtgtctttagcttttgacgcatcagaataaattggataatttgcacgtgacattaatatttaatagcattcctgatttacacaaaatgtagcccagagtcaccagtcccttttctctcgcccccgtccaatcagagaaaagggagtggcttgcgaggcTAGAAAAGGAGAGGCACAGCCAGCCCCGGATATTTTctatttgaacgctaggtcaaTAAGCGAAAACTTGGCCTGGGAGCTATGGCGCAATATTTAGTGCCAAAATtagagtatatacgtatttgtATCTGGGCCAGGGTGAACTGGGGTAGACACTAGATGATAGTGATACACTTTTTAGTGTAGACTATCACTTGGGGTACTCTTTATCACtttaggtacacaaataattctTTTGAGGGTACCTGCTCTTCCATATTATAATGACCTGaagagtaccctcaaataTATTATTTTCCGTAGGTGAGGATGTTCTAATGTGCTGTGTACACCATCTCTTCGTGCAGGGGAAATCCCCATCATTGGTGTTGGGGGTGTGTCCAGTGGTCAAGATGCCTATGACAAGATATAGCGGCTGGTGCTAGTCTGGTGCAGCTCTACACATCACTGTCCTACGAGGGTCCCCCTGTCATTAGGAGGGTTAAGAGAGAACTGGCGTCCATTCTCAAGGAGAAGGGATTCACCAGCGTCACACAAGCAGTCGGAtgtgaacacacaaacacaatcaAATGATAGCTAGTTAAAGTCTACTATATCCTTAATATTTCATAAGTTGTGTCTGCACCACAGCATCAGTGAGCTACAGTTCCGCTCATCGCTATATATTATTTCGTTAAAATTATATATCTCTCAGCTGTTAGACgtaggtatagctagctcccTCCTATCTTCCACCCATAGATTGGCCATGGATAAGCTCAAAAATTGAGGTTTCAATCTATCTTTCTTTTTCGGTTTTCAATGTTGTGGCTGGCATAGTTAAAACACAACACATTCCCATCACCAAAATTAATTCATAGTTCAATAAGGCTCACTCGAGGTCTGGCCGCGGATTCGAGAGCTAGATGGATATGGATGAAGTACTGTTGAGAGCTTATGAGGAGGTACTGCTGTGGGAGGGTTGCAGGGACAAGGCCAGTCGTCTCCTCTCCTCTCTGGCTAATCTAGTGGAGCAGTTGAACACAGTACAGTCCTGTATGAGTCAGCCTGACAAGCTGGGAGTGTTGTGTCAGCATTCCCAGGCTCTGTACTGCCTGCAAGGCAAACTGGTGGAGGCCATGGAGAGAGCACTTGTCTCTGTGCAGGCTGAGAGGTAGGTGTGTTTGTCcgtatgtgcgtgtgtatgtgtgtgtgtgtgtgggaggtcaTTGCTCTCAATGGTGGTGTTTGTTACACAGATGCAAGATGCTTGAGATTGTGTGTTTACTGAAGAAATGCTCAAGGGAAGCAGAAACAAAGCTGAAGCACATAACGGGTCAgcagtattaattttatatttgCGACCTAAATTATCAGCTCCATAATTGATCCAGATCCAAAATAGTACCTATGTTGTAGCTTTTCTATTTCTCAAAGCATTGTTTAGTCGACTTATAGATCTCTGTTGTATGGTTGAGTTGCCCTGTCTGATGCATGCAGGGAGATGCAGTGTTGAGAGTGTGTGCTGCAGGACTAGTCAGACCTTCTCCCCAGTTGAGCAATGTGGTTGGTTGAGACTCATCCATGCTGCCTACACTGCTGACACTGAGGACAAGGATCTGGCTCTGGAGGTTGTACAGTACACTGTCCAGGGGGTGGAGGAGGCCATCACTGTGTGGGCAAGAGATCCTGTGGAGAGCAGTGGTGAGTTAACATTTCTCagtaataattacatgtataatatgaCAATTTCTTGCAGAGGCAGTGAATTTGCTGAGGTACTCTGTTCATGCAAGGGAGAATTTATTACTAGCGTCTAAAACTCAAAGAACAATTTAATGCTCCGTTCCCACTCATATTTCCCTGTTTAGAATATGTAtggtacaatacaatgtatatactacTAACATTTTCACCTGGTACTTGGTGCTGTATGAGGTTATAATTTATAGCGGATTTGTTTCTAATGTAATGCTGTGCATggactagcctcgagaccacgccgattaatcagcctggattcgaggctatgcATGGACTACCCTCGATtccaggcgcggtgcagccaTAATTATCTATGGTGCAGCTaaagtaattagcctctgattactctcagcaagagtctcctaatgaactcttgctctcagcaaaaacatacggcGGGGCGTGGGCTTATTATAAATTTTttgcgggggggggggcgtgAAAGCTCTCCATCTAGCTCGGGGCTAAGAAAAATTACAGGAAGtggtgataattatgtttaataCTGTAGCACAATTAACAGTTAAAAGTTGAGGATGGGGGCAGGGGGGAACATGCCCCTCTTGAGGGGATATGATTATCCACCCACGCACCGCCCATGTCGTATGTTTACCGGTACGCATGCGCGTGTCTCAACCCCTACAAGATACGCCCATTATTTTCCCATGTGTCAAAAGAGATCTTAATTAAATGGCAACCCAAATTTATAGTACAAGAGAAAAAGTTCAAGCTGAGTTTTATCAACAACTTAAAACATTCGAGCTCCTCAATGTTAAACTTACTGGTGAAGAGCTAGGTGGTGGCTCATTTGGGTATGTAGTTGTTGTCGAAGTACCTGGAGCACGACCGGATACACGATGTGCAGCCAAGATTCTCCATAGCCAGTTGGTACAAGAAGTTCTTAATCTTGAAGACAGAGAAAAATTACAACCAAGAGGTAATTATCGCCGTAGATCTCTGATTGAATCGTTTAAGAATGAGTGCATATTGTTGAGTGAGATTAGGCACCCCAATGTTGTTGAGTTCTTTGGTATTTGCTACCCTACTGGAGTGACCTTACCTGCTCTTGTTATGGAGCTACTGATGACAAATTTGCACGATTATCTTGAGGACAATACCAAAAAGAAAGTACTTATTCCATTATCAATGAAGAATGACATTCTGCTTGATATATCGAAAGGTCTTGTATACTTGCACAGAAAAAGCATAATACATCGCGACCTCACAGCAGCCAATATCTTGCTCACTAAATCTCTCACTGCTAAAATAGCTGACCTAGGCATGGCTCGTCTAATAGCTGAGCAGCATGAGGCCAAAATGAGTGTACTTCCTGGAAATCCGAATTACATGCCACCAGAAGCAATTACTGGTGATCAGTATTCTGCCATCTATGGAAAGCCGATTGACTCCTTTTCCATGGGACACATCCTTCTGTTCACTCTCACTCAAATGTATCCAGAGCTTTTATCTGCAAAGTATCTTGATTCAGCATCTGGAAAAAATGTTGCTCGCTCTGAGGTTGAACGACGTGAATATAGTTTTCAAGCTCTGTATGCATTCATTGAAAAAGGTCATCCTCTGGCTCAACTTGCTAGAATGTGTCTTCACGATAATCCCGAAATTCGGCCATCAGCTGATGAGATAATGCAACAGTTTCTTGAGCTGCAGAATGAAATAATAAAGCAAGAAAACCATCGACTTGTATATGATATTCAAACATGGGAACATACGACTGGTGCACTAGAGAAAGAAAACGCTGAATTACGAAGAGAAAGAGATAGCGTTTTACTGGGATTGTCTCACTTTAAGCATCTTGTCGAAGAATtacaacaaacaaacacagaACTTAATAGTGACTTAGAATATTTTCAAAACTTCAGTAGAGACTTAAAAAAAGCAAATGCAATCCTTTCACAAAAAGTAGTCGAAAATCAACAAGCATTGTCCGATCTTCAGAACAAATATTTTAAGATGCTGATTGAAAAGAAGGTAAGTGGAAatgtttcataattatatctgacTGTTGCTTAATTTCAATGAAACTGTACAATGCTTACATGTGTATTATTTGCAGGTCGATAAAGTATGTAGCCCTGTGCCTAATGATGCAATGGGTGAAGCCTTCGAAGGACTTAGTCTGATTGGAGGAGATGACGGACCTTGTAGCATGGTTAATGCTCGCTCTAAACACAATAATGATTCGTACTTGAATAGTCTAGCATCAAATAACGCTGAGTTCAACAAACAGGCCGAAAATGCTTGGAAAGTGGACACACCAACTCAGGAACAAACACTTTCTAATACTGCCATTGCTGTCCCTTGTCTTAATGGCTATGA of Halichondria panicea chromosome 9, odHalPani1.1, whole genome shotgun sequence contains these proteins:
- the LOC135340699 gene encoding dihydroorotate dehydrogenase (quinone), mitochondrial-like isoform X2; this encodes MPSLGGLLRAGSVAVLSMSGGLCYGYFTFHQWMFDTVFMPITRQLDPETAHLSAVALAARGWLPRDKSKDPDILRTSVWGLSLSNPLGLAAGFDKHAEGYQALLEMGFGLVEVGSVTPHPQAGNNRPRVFRLEEDRAVINRYGFNSHGHAVVKDRLRGWKQAKERPSLQHKLLGVNLGKNKSSPSPEQDYVRGVRELGASADYVVINVSSPNTPGLRDMQGRQALETLLDKVLAERDSLPHPLPLLVKIAPDLSQEDKRDIAIVVTREKGGVDGLIVSNTTVSRPLTLTSSYQGEGGGLSGEPLKELATQTIRDMYSLTQGEIPIIGVGGVSSGQDAYNKIVAGASLVQLYTSLSYEGPPVIGRVKRELASILKEKGFTSVTQAVGCEHTNTIK
- the LOC135340700 gene encoding uncharacterized protein LOC135340700, producing the protein MVDEVLLRAYDEVLLWEDCRDKASRLLSSLANLVEQLNTVHSCMSQPGKLGVLCQHSQALYCLQGKLVEAMERALVSVQAERCKMLEIVCLLKKCSREAETKLKHITGRCSVESVCCRTSQTFSPAEQCGWLRLIHAAYTADTEDKALAVDTVQYTVHGVEEALTVWARDPVESSEAVNLLRYSIGAREQFRPDLAAKTQRTI
- the LOC135340702 gene encoding magnesium-dependent phosphatase 1-like — encoded protein: MSSTRAECEGDGLSEFMQSMKVLPKMVVLNLDYTVWELHVDMTIQPFRSDKKGGAVDWHGHKLALFPDVRTIMTALQEKGIKLAAASSTTDPQTSRQLMAVLKIDKFFSHFQIFPTKKFKHFKNIQSASGVEYKDMLFFDNMEDNISDITTLGVTCFYIEDQAGGLTMDRFKTGLEQFSHKHSQ
- the LOC135341204 gene encoding probable serine/threonine-protein kinase kinX, with amino-acid sequence MATQIYSTREKVQAEFYQQLKTFELLNVKLTGEELGGGSFGYVVVVEVPGARPDTRCAAKILHSQLVQEVLNLEDREKLQPRGNYRRRSLIESFKNECILLSEIRHPNVVEFFGICYPTGVTLPALVMELLMTNLHDYLEDNTKKKVLIPLSMKNDILLDISKGLVYLHRKSIIHRDLTAANILLTKSLTAKIADLGMARLIAEQHEAKMSVLPGNPNYMPPEAITGDQYSAIYGKPIDSFSMGHILLFTLTQMYPELLSAKYLDSASGKNVARSEVERREYSFQALYAFIEKGHPLAQLARMCLHDNPEIRPSADEIMQQFLELQNEIIKQENHRLVYDIQTWEHTTGALEKENAELRRERDSVLLGLSHFKHLVEELQQTNTELNSDLEYFQNFSRDLKKANAILSQKVVENQQALSDLQNKYFKMLIEKKVDKVCSPVPNDAMGEAFEGLSLIGGDDGPCSMVNARSKHNNDSYLNSLASNNAEFNKQAENAWKVDTPTQEQTLSNTAIAVPCLNGYDKGFKKYV
- the LOC135340701 gene encoding uncharacterized protein LOC135340701, with translation MDMDEVLLRAYEEVLLWEGCRDKASRLLSSLANLVEQLNTVQSCMSQPDKLGVLCQHSQALYCLQGKLVEAMERALVSVQAERCKMLEIVCLLKKCSREAETKLKHITGRCSVESVCCRTSQTFSPVEQCGWLRLIHAAYTADTEDKDLALEVVQYTVQGVEEAITVWARDPVESSEAVNLLRYSVHARENLLLASKTQRTI
- the LOC135340699 gene encoding dihydroorotate dehydrogenase (quinone), mitochondrial-like isoform X1, coding for MPSLGGLLRAGSVAVLSMSGGLCYGYFTFHQWMFDTVFMPITRQLDPETAHLSAVALAARGWLPRDKSKDPDILRTSVWGLSLSNPLGLAAGFDKHAEGYQALLEMGFGLVEVGSVTPHPQAGNNRPRVFRLEEDRAVINRYGFNSHGHAVVKDRLRGWKQAKERPSLQHKLLGVNLGKNKSSPSPEQDYVRGVRELGASADYVVINVSSPNTPGLRDMQGRQALETLLDKVLAERDSLPHPLPLLVKIAPDLSQEDKRDIAIVVTREKGGVDGLIVSNTTVSRPLTLTSSYQGEGGGLSGEPLKELATQTIRDMYSLTQGEAVLMCTPSLRAGEIPIIGVGGVSSGQDAYNKIVAGASLVQLYTSLSYEGPPVIGRVKRELASILKEKGFTSVTQAVGCEHTNTIK
- the LOC135340697 gene encoding mitogen-activated protein kinase kinase kinase kinase 4-like, whose protein sequence is MADVPAAFRDQLKAFELDVVHFTGEELGKGSYGSVEIVEVTGERCAAKILHEALVESNSRLPNQRARGRGYQPRSLIEAFTTECTLMSEVRHPNIVRFLGICYHRPGESIPVIVMELLKTCLHELLESETRKSQVIPLSVKLCILLDVSKGLVHLHSLDIVHRDLTARNVLLSQSLTAKIADLGMARLIELKPGRQEATMTKGPGNANYMPPEARDGGPMTAQYGKPIDCFSMGHLILFTTTQEFPEPLYPTYFDSQSKTTKVRTEIERREDSFQAAVTEVGQDHPLLQVASQCLQNNPQVRPIVSEIMMQIQEEAVGELRQKNLKLESDLNEHQRQSQQVIDELTRDVEDLQSKHVEAVKEKEALLKKLEQQQEVHKPKPVIRNEVSYPPKTPFSQEQTPPNTAIANTVPYDAVGEISEEHIVDPEANKEEHRGDTRDDNLVTPEWLNEIASEDRYGYDNLRQSKGFKNYVKAAPDLKQKTAVSETLGHQQTNEPSPNLPNLDTPEPDATRVQANHWQHNTCDYENRPAGYKPAPEVKQKTEVPETSGHQQTNEPSLNLPNLDTPEPDTTRVQAYDWKHNTCDHENRPAGNKPIAKRRNKLDVEKSSTGSHLPTPSIETPYKPHTSPLSSLLLSNDSGDFRSARSQQPTTLNNTTDDHLYLKQDDFVVVSSPESSTQPTTTDNIGSQEREHTGEYEYVSIDSSTTTGSQEREHTGEYKDVRIDSSTQELINTIINLDSSEQPPSRPPGSLSPQPASRPPGSLSPRTRPRLAAVSKGSPTTSGSSIVATPHSATATALSPLSPDVAVSKKHLGAMLSNAVGREQSTTHTNLDKGPRSPVKSPLPTNVDGAWTCDYCTNLVFDGNICDVCSHARTTLV